One Ilumatobacter coccineus YM16-304 genomic window, CCTCCTGCCAGTCGGTGAGTTCTTCCAGCGTCGGTATGACCGAGAGCTCCGTGCGCACAGACGCCGTTTCTGCTCTCACCTTCTTTACACCTCGGTTGACGCTCCCCATGCGCTTCGAGAGCGCAGCGAACTGCTGTGCTCGATCGGCCCGCTCGCGACCCAGCTTGTACGGCAGGAGAACTCCAAGCCACGCAATGAGCACCCAGATGGCGGCACCTTCGAGCCCAGTGGCGGAGAGGATCAGCGATGCGATGAGGGCCGCTGCAGAGATCAGCCCAGTGGGCGACACGTACCACGTCGCAACGCGTCCGATCACTCGCTTCAGGCGTGCAAGGATTCCGTTCATGTCGTTGTCTCCACTACTACTTGCGTATCGGGAAGCGATGATCTGACTAGATCAGCGCATGTGCGTGCCCGCCCCTTCGACAGTTCGGGACTGAGCATGTCGATGTGCGATGGGTCCTCGGTGTTCTCCACCGTCCAGTTTGGATAGAGAGCCGAGACGCGGTCGACGAGGTCTGGTCCGTCACCCGAGACTCTGACGCGTCCTGTCGGAAGCCGAGTTCGCTGAGGATCGGGCGTTCGCACGAATCGGTACTTGCGCGGATCGGCAGCGTCGAGCGACTCCAGTTGCCAGTCGTTCGCGAGGCCTCGGCGCTCGAGCGCACGAGCGACGACGACCGCATGATTCCGGTATTGGGTGGCTCGGTGCTTCCGAGACGTGCTCTGATCGTGAATCCGATATCTGTAGACACGCTCGTCGACATGGATCATCTCGGTCACTTCCGCCATTTTCAGGAACATGTCGTAGTCGACCGCGTTGCGGATGTCCTCGGCAAAGCCATCGGTGCGGTACCAGTCTCGTGCGCGGAACAATCTGAAGTGGTGCACGATCATGCTGTGCATGAGCCTGAAGCGGCAGTACTTCGGAGCCACCCAGCCTTTGCCGATGGTCTTGCCGTCACCATCGATCTTCACGTGCGAGCCGTACGACACTCCGATCCGCGTGTCCCGGAGCATCGGTGCAAGCATCAGCTCCACGGCATCTGGTCGCAGTTCGTCATCTGCGTCGAGTTGGCCGATGAAAGCACCTCGGCACATGCGTACGGCATGGTTGGACGCCGAACCGATGCCACCGTTCGGCTGATCGCCGATACGCACCTGCGGGACACCCGAGAAGTGGTCGTGCAACACCTCCAGGGTGCGGTCGGTCGACCCGTCGTTGACGACGCAGACCTCGAGGTCCCGGACTGTCTGATCCAGTGCGCTCTGCACTGCGGTGACAATCGTGTCCTCAGCGTTGTAGGCCGGGACATAGATCGACACGAGCGGAACGGTATGACCTCCAGCGTTACCTGATTTCCGATACAGGACCGGACAGCGATCGACCAGCACCGGTGTCGTGTTCGTGCGTCCGGCCTCGCGGTCTGTCTCGTTGCGACCACCAGGCGGTTCTTGATGAAGGCCGCATGCGTCCACCACCGGCACGATGTAGAAGCCACGATTCCAGACTCGGAAGCCCCACTCTGCGTCCTCGGCGCCCCAGTCCGTGAAGTCTTCGTCGAACCCGCCAGCGACGTCGAAGAGGCCCTTGGTGAAGGCGATGTTGCCTCCGCAGACCACTCGGAAGGGGTACTTCTCGAACCGGACGTCACCCGTGGCGGCGTAGATCGGCAACCGCCAATCGGTGGTGCGACTGGCCTCGTCCCGACCGGCCTGGGTGTTCGCCGTCTCGATGTCGTGCAACGCCAGCATCGGATTGATCGACCGTCGGGCGGAATCCACGGTCACCGCGTTCGCGTCGACGTAGCGCCGATGGCCGCAGTAGAGCGCGTTGGGGAACGTGACGAGATGACGCGCAAACAGTTCGACCAGTCGCGGGACCGGCGCCATGTCGCAGTCGAGAATGATCACGTTGTCGTGCGTAGCGCTCCTCACGCCCAGATTGCGGACCTCTGCGAGCCGATAGCCATCGTCATCCTGGCGGACGTACTTCACCGCGCCGAAGCGGTTGCTGAAGGTGTCCAGCACCTCGTCGGGCCGGTCGGAACTGCCATCGTCCGCCACGACCACCTCGATCAGGTCGAGCGGGTAGGTCTGATGCAAGAGACACGCCAGCGTGCGGCCGAGCATGACTCGCCGGTTGTACACGGGGATCACGACCGAGATCGGCTCGGATGGCATCGGCCCACTTCGAGCATGACGGATTCGATCCCGGTAGTCGTTCCCGACTGCGGTTGGAGGCTCGATCTTCAGTTCGGGAGGAACGTTGGCCGGACGATCTGGTCGAGCGATCGGTTTTGGCAACTTCACCCTCGGAGCAGGGGTGATTCTGGCGATGCGGTGTCCTTCACGGCGCCGCTTCTCGATGACGAGCTGGCCGGAACACGCTGCTGCAATCGACAGTGCCGCCGCGTGCGCCTCGGCACGGTTGACTCTCGTGACGATGATCTCCGACTTCGATCGCCAGTGATCGGAGAGACCATGAATGTATGGGTCGGTGAGCTTCGGATCGGTGCCGTCGAGCACGATCTGGGTCTCGACGACGCCGCTGCCTCCTGTCGGCTTCATCGACCGGAACGATACTGGATCGGTGACCGGCACGACGCCGGAAGCTTCATGGCTCCAGCCGCTGGCTTCTGGGGCCCCTCCCTGTGTCCTGGCTGGCTGCCCGGCCTCACGCGCAGTATTCCCGTCGGGCCAGGGAGGCTTCGAGCAGGAAGTGGATTCGAGAGATGTACGTGTGCTCCAGGGCAACCACCTCCATGCTCTCGACGATTCGATCCTCGAGGTCGTCGGCACCGAGCGCCTCCGACGAGGCCTCGATCAACTCGCCCATCTCGGACCCGTGAACCACCAGATCGCCGAAGAGGAGCTCGGATGTCGGGTTGTTCGAGACACCGAGCTGGCCGTAGCTGATGTTCTTGTAGAGCCGGCAGGGCACGTAACTCGGACTGCCGTCCGTCGAGAGCTGATTGTCACCCTGGATCGCAGGAGCGAGCACCGCTGCACCCACCAGATCGACGTTCTCCTCAAGTGGGACATAGCGCTTGTTGATCACTCTCGACGGATCGAGGCCACGTTCTTTCAGCGCCTCGGAGAATTCGGGGATCACAAAGTTTCCGTACTGCACGAAGTGCATCCCCCTGGTCTCACACTCCTCGACGACAGCGGCCATACGCTCGTAGTTCGGCTTCCAGACGCTTCCGACCCAGCAGACCTTCCTCGCCGAGGCCCGCAGCCGCATCAAATCGGTCAGTTCGTCTCGGCGAGCGAGCACCTCGTGCGGGAGCAGATCGGTTCCCCAAGTGAGGGTCGCCTGACCGATCGACGGCACGTACCAGTGGAGTTGGGAATTCGGATCGTAAATGACCGGGACCGGAGGGTCGACCCGAGCGAGAACGGGTTTCAGGACTGGGTACACATCGTTGGCGTCGTAATCACGGTGACGCCGGAACTCGTCGTAGAAGAGGACCTGGCCTCGACCGTGTGCGTCCATGAACCTGGAATAGTGTTCGACCGGCTCGCCGGACTTGTGTATCCACAGCAGCGAATCCGATGCCAACTCGACCTTCTCGTCGATCCGAGGCTGGTTCATCATGGTCAGGATGAGCGTCGACGGACCCACTGGGGTGAAATCTTCGGTGTCATCGCGCCACTCGACGTTCACTCCCGTTGCATTGCTCAACCACTGGAACGCCCGGAAGAAGCCCTGATGAATGAAGTGATACGTGTGCCGGTTGCGGTATCCCCAGATCAGAATGTTCTTGATTCCGAGCTGGCGGATGAGTTCTGCGCACTCATCCTCGAGCTGCCGTTCACTCACCTCGAATCGACCCGCGTTCCCGCTCGCCCGGCTGCAGCGATGTCGGCCTCCGCCATGAGGACAGCGAGTTCTCGATAGTCAGTCTGCGCTTTCCAACCGAGCTGCTGTTCGGCCTTGCTCGGATCTGCGAGCAGGAGCTCCACCTCGGCAGGCCGGAAGAACCGGGGATCCACCTTGAACACGACCTCCCCGTTGGACCGATCACGACCTTCTTCAGCGATGCCCTCGCCTGACCAGTCGACGTCGATTTCGAGGGCCTGCGCTGTCGCCGAACAGAAGTCCCGCACCGACGCCAACCGTCCGGTGCCGAGCACATAGTCGTCTGCTTCAGGCTGCTGAAGCATCAGCCACATGCCTTCCACATATTCCTTGGCATATCCCCAGTCGCGCTGCGCGTCGAGGTTGCCGAGTGAGACTGGGCCGCCGACGCCTGCCTTGTACTGTGCGAGTCCTGCGCTGATCTTTCGTGTGACGAAGCTCAATCCCCGGAGCGGACTCTCATGGTTGAACAAGATTCCCGATGATGCGTGCAGGCCGAACGACTCTCGGTAGTTCCGAGTCATGTAGTGACCGAACGCCTTCGAAACTCCGTACGGCGACCTCGGATTGAGCGGCGTCATTTCGTTCTGCGGAGTCTCACGCACCTCGCCGAAGAGCTCGGAGGTGGACGCCTGGTAGAACTTCGAGTGAGGCGAATAGCTCCTGACCGCGTCGAGGAGGCGCAACGTTCCCATCGCATTCGTGTCAGAGGTCGCAAACGGGGAGTCCCAGGACGAACCCACAAAGCTCTGAGCAGCGAGGTTGTACACCTCGTCGGGCTGGTGGTCACGAATGAGTCGGGCGAGACAGTTCTCGTCGCCGAGATCGCCGCTCACCAACTCGACGTCGTCGAGAACACCGACCCATTCGAGTCGCGCCAAGTCGTGCGCTGAGTTGCCGCGCCTGAGACCGAGTACTCGGTAGCCGTGTCCGAGCAGCAATTCGGCGAGATACGCCCCGTCCTGGCCGGTCACACCGGTGACGAAGGCGGTTTTTCCTTGATGTGCCAATGTGATTCCTCAATCGTGGCGTCAGTCCAGGACCAACGGTTGTTTTGACTCGGCTGGAACGAACGCCGCATTCACCGCACGGGACTCGAGGTACTCCTCCAAGTCGGTCGGCACGAACTGCCCGTCGACGCTCCTTAGCCCCCGATACTGCATCGATTCGAAGAAGTCGAAGATCTCCGCAACGGTGGTGCCACCAGTGATGTTCGTGGCTTCGATCAAGAACCGTGGCCGGCAACGTCGAATCGTGTCCACCATGGATGCCAAGACTGGGCCTTCATGCCCCTCGACGTCGATCTTCACGAACCCGACATCGTGCAACCGCATCCGATCGACCACGAGTGTGGCCACCTCGAGCGTCTCGCACTCCCGATCGTCGAGCGACTCCAGAGAGTTGCGCTCGTCCATGGTGGCCCAGCCGATGTACTTGGTCGGCACGCGGAGCGTCGCTGTCCCATCGGATTCGCTGATCGCACAATTGAGCACCGTGAGGCTCCGACTCCACGGCTCCATTCGCTGTGTGGTGACCCGCGCAGCGTTCGACCTCGGCTCGAAACCGATGCAGCGGCCCGCCTTCGACACGATTCGATAGGTGTACAGACCGCTTCCGGCACCGATGTCGAGCGCGAGCCGACCCGGCGGGATGAACGACCTGATGTGCGTCAGTTCGCGCTCGTTGGTACCGAAGACACCCCGCTCCTCGGCGAGTTCGTCGTCGCCGGGGTCGGGGATGTACGAAACCAACGTGGAGGCGGCGGTGGCGACGGCGTCATAGAGCGCGTCGTGATCGAGTGGGGCCGGAGGAAGCGGCATCAGACAGTACTTTCTACTCGGTGGCCCAGAGTGGGGAGGCGATGAGTCGCCAAGCATAGCCGCTGCCGATTCGCGCCCAGATGACTCCGCACGAGCGCTGCGAGGTCGCTGCTCCCTACCCTGTACCCCACGATGCCCGACCCACCACTACCCTGATCGCCATGAGGTCTGCACTCGACGGCACCGTCCTTGTCACCGGCGGTGCGGGCTACATCGGCTCCCACACAGTCCGCGCCCTGCACGATGCGAGCCGCAAGGTGGTCGTCATCGACTCACTCGAGAACGGCCGAGCCGAACGCGTTGCCGGCACCCCGCTCGTCGTCGGTGAAATCACCGATCGGGATCTCGTCACCGAGGCTTGCCGCGAGCACGGTGTCACACAGCTCGTGCACTTCGCCGCGTACAAGGCGGTCGGCGAGTCGATGGAACGACCTGGTATGTACTTCCGGAACAACGTTGCCGGTTCCATCGACCTGATCGACACGTGCGAAGCCGCCGGCGTCCACAACGTGGTGTTCTCGTCGTCGGCCTCGGTCTACGGCACTCCCCCGGAAAACCCGGTCACCGAGGCATCGCCGATCGACCCGGAGTCGGTGTACGCCGAGACCAAAGCCATGATCGAACGCATCCTCGCCTGGTACGGCAAGACCAGCGAGCTCCGCTCGGTGTGTCTGCGCTACTTCAACGCTGCCGGGGCCAGCTTCGATTGCCAGATCGGTGAGGATCCGGCGTACTCACAGAACCTGCTCCCCCACGTGATGAACGCCGTGCTGGTCGATGGCAAACGCCTCCAAGTGTTCGGCGACGACTACGACACGCCCGACGGCACCTGCATCCGTGACTACATCCACGTCGAAGACCTCGCAGC contains:
- a CDS encoding glycosyltransferase family 2 protein, translated to MKPTGGSGVVETQIVLDGTDPKLTDPYIHGLSDHWRSKSEIIVTRVNRAEAHAAALSIAAACSGQLVIEKRRREGHRIARITPAPRVKLPKPIARPDRPANVPPELKIEPPTAVGNDYRDRIRHARSGPMPSEPISVVIPVYNRRVMLGRTLACLLHQTYPLDLIEVVVADDGSSDRPDEVLDTFSNRFGAVKYVRQDDDGYRLAEVRNLGVRSATHDNVIILDCDMAPVPRLVELFARHLVTFPNALYCGHRRYVDANAVTVDSARRSINPMLALHDIETANTQAGRDEASRTTDWRLPIYAATGDVRFEKYPFRVVCGGNIAFTKGLFDVAGGFDEDFTDWGAEDAEWGFRVWNRGFYIVPVVDACGLHQEPPGGRNETDREAGRTNTTPVLVDRCPVLYRKSGNAGGHTVPLVSIYVPAYNAEDTIVTAVQSALDQTVRDLEVCVVNDGSTDRTLEVLHDHFSGVPQVRIGDQPNGGIGSASNHAVRMCRGAFIGQLDADDELRPDAVELMLAPMLRDTRIGVSYGSHVKIDGDGKTIGKGWVAPKYCRFRLMHSMIVHHFRLFRARDWYRTDGFAEDIRNAVDYDMFLKMAEVTEMIHVDERVYRYRIHDQSTSRKHRATQYRNHAVVVARALERRGLANDWQLESLDAADPRKYRFVRTPDPQRTRLPTGRVRVSGDGPDLVDRVSALYPNWTVENTEDPSHIDMLSPELSKGRARTCADLVRSSLPDTQVVVETTT
- the gmd gene encoding GDP-mannose 4,6-dehydratase, whose product is MAHQGKTAFVTGVTGQDGAYLAELLLGHGYRVLGLRRGNSAHDLARLEWVGVLDDVELVSGDLGDENCLARLIRDHQPDEVYNLAAQSFVGSSWDSPFATSDTNAMGTLRLLDAVRSYSPHSKFYQASTSELFGEVRETPQNEMTPLNPRSPYGVSKAFGHYMTRNYRESFGLHASSGILFNHESPLRGLSFVTRKISAGLAQYKAGVGGPVSLGNLDAQRDWGYAKEYVEGMWLMLQQPEADDYVLGTGRLASVRDFCSATAQALEIDVDWSGEGIAEEGRDRSNGEVVFKVDPRFFRPAEVELLLADPSKAEQQLGWKAQTDYRELAVLMAEADIAAAGRAGTRVDSR
- a CDS encoding FkbM family methyltransferase, encoding MPLPPAPLDHDALYDAVATAASTLVSYIPDPGDDELAEERGVFGTNERELTHIRSFIPPGRLALDIGAGSGLYTYRIVSKAGRCIGFEPRSNAARVTTQRMEPWSRSLTVLNCAISESDGTATLRVPTKYIGWATMDERNSLESLDDRECETLEVATLVVDRMRLHDVGFVKIDVEGHEGPVLASMVDTIRRCRPRFLIEATNITGGTTVAEIFDFFESMQYRGLRSVDGQFVPTDLEEYLESRAVNAAFVPAESKQPLVLD
- the galE gene encoding UDP-glucose 4-epimerase GalE, yielding MRSALDGTVLVTGGAGYIGSHTVRALHDASRKVVVIDSLENGRAERVAGTPLVVGEITDRDLVTEACREHGVTQLVHFAAYKAVGESMERPGMYFRNNVAGSIDLIDTCEAAGVHNVVFSSSASVYGTPPENPVTEASPIDPESVYAETKAMIERILAWYGKTSELRSVCLRYFNAAGASFDCQIGEDPAYSQNLLPHVMNAVLVDGKRLQVFGDDYDTPDGTCIRDYIHVEDLAAAHVKALDYLAGGGDTIAVNVGTGVGSSVLDVLEATAAAAGKAVPYDVAPRRAGDPVATVADPSYAEQQLGWKARYGLTEIAETAYAWHLKQFNATT